The DNA segment GCGTCTCCCGACGACCGCCCCAGGCTGCTCGAGGAGGCCAAGAGGCTGAAGGCCGAGGTCGAGGCCCTCGTGCCGCAGGTGGACGAGGCGGACGAGCAGCTCGAGATGCTGCTCGCCCAGATACCCAACCTCCCCCACGAGACGGTCCCGGACGGGCAGACCGACGACGACAACGTGGAGATCCGCTCGTGGGGCGACCCTTCCCAGCGTCCGGACGTCGCCGATCACCTGGACGTGGGCCGGGAGCTCGGCGTGATAGACACGGACAAGGCGGCGTGGGCCTCCGGGAGCCGGTTCGGCTACCTCATGGGGGACGCCGTCTTCCTGGAGTTCGCGCTGGTGCGCTTCGCGCTCGACCGTCTCGTCTCCCACGGGTTCCGACCGGTCGTGCCGCCGGTGCTCGTCCGACGCGAGGTGATGTTCGGGGCGGGGGCCCTCCCGGGAGACGAGGCGCAGTACTACGTGGTGCAGGACGGGCTCTACCTCACGGGGACGTCGGAGCAGGCGCTCGCCGCGCTGCACGCCGAGGAACAGATGGTCACGGAGACCCTCCCCGTCCGGTACGCCGGCTTCTCCTCCTGCTTCCGCAGGGAGGCGGGGTCGTACGGCCGCGACACCCGGGGGATCTTCCGGGTCCACCAGTTCGACAAGGTGGAGATGTTCAGCTTCTGCGACCCGGAGGTCTCCTGGGACGAGCACGGTTTCCTGGTCGAGCGCCAGGAGGAGTTCCTCCAGGCCCTCGAGCTGCCCTACCGGGTCATGAACGTCTGCACGGGCGAGCTCGGCGCGCCGGCGGCCAAGAAGCTGGACATCGAGGCCTGGTTCCCCGGACAGCGCCGCTACCGCGAGGTGATGTCCTGCTCGAACTGCACCGATTACCAGGCCCGGAGGTTGAAGATCAGGACGACCGACAAGAGGGTCCTGCACACGCTGAACGGGACGGCCATCGCGGTCGGCCGGACCATCGCCGCGATCCTCGAGAACCACCAGCAGCCGGATGGGTCCGTCGTCGTGCCCGATGTCCTGCACCCTTACATGCC comes from the Actinomycetota bacterium genome and includes:
- the serS gene encoding serine--tRNA ligase, coding for MIDLRLVREETEQVRKALVRRGAEQLLEDVLAADERRRELVFKLDNKRAAHNEASKGIGKASPDDRPRLLEEAKRLKAEVEALVPQVDEADEQLEMLLAQIPNLPHETVPDGQTDDDNVEIRSWGDPSQRPDVADHLDVGRELGVIDTDKAAWASGSRFGYLMGDAVFLEFALVRFALDRLVSHGFRPVVPPVLVRREVMFGAGALPGDEAQYYVVQDGLYLTGTSEQALAALHAEEQMVTETLPVRYAGFSSCFRREAGSYGRDTRGIFRVHQFDKVEMFSFCDPEVSWDEHGFLVERQEEFLQALELPYRVMNVCTGELGAPAAKKLDIEAWFPGQRRYREVMSCSNCTDYQARRLKIRTTDKRVLHTLNGTAIAVGRTIAAILENHQQPDGSVVVPDVLHPYMPSGLTTISPRG